Proteins found in one Acanthopagrus latus isolate v.2019 chromosome 3, fAcaLat1.1, whole genome shotgun sequence genomic segment:
- the irx1b gene encoding iroquois-class homeodomain protein IRX-1b → MAFPQLGYPQFLSASHEVYGGERPASAREGGTEGGVSSSATAAAVGSMLGMYGSPWAAHNYSAFLPYSGATDLALISQMGSQYELKDSPGSHPASLPVHAAQGFYPYGQYPYGDPSRAKTATRETTSTLKAWLQEHQKNPYPTKGEKIMLAIITRMTLTQVSTWFANARRRLKKENKVTWGRSAEDRDGRIFSSDNEDEHGKNGSDDEDEEEEIDLETVDIERPEEQRPQLRAGEQQLSAKGEGGEADVAAREQASEPRSSDSSRTLSVEGLRGVEAAISQNRSPVVKLAVDHSPSRQECQRPQQSKPKIWSLAETATAPDSAHKPSPAAHAHHPALASAGHPALLPGHGIYTCQIGKLHNWANAAFLNANSILNMRSLLGGAPAGHLPLHGAVPVARHDARPMAAGPGTSGTEDDSDVESSGSFSPKRDDEESDHRPDSLKSPFQLITDRPHHGTAPQRVLTTKS, encoded by the exons ATGGCTTTCCCTCAGCTGGGGTACCCCCAGTTCCTCAGTGCCTCCCATGAAGTGTACGGGGGCGAGCGGCCGGCCTCTGCCCGGGAAGGAGGCACCGAGGGCGGCGTGAGCTCATCGGCCACCGCCGCGGCTGTCGGCTCCATGCTGGGGATGTACGGGAGCCCATGGGCGGCTCACAACTACAGTGCCTTTCTGCCGTACAGCGGAGCCACAGACCTCGCCCTCATATCCCAGATG ggcTCGCAGTATGAGCTGAAGGACAGCCCGGGCTCCCACCCGGCCTCTCTACCTGTCCACGCCGCCCAAGGCTTCTACCCGTACGGCCAGTATCCGTACGGGGACCCGTCGAGGGCCAAGACCGCCACCCGGGAGACCACCAGCACCCTGAAGGCCTGGCTGCAGGAGCACCAGAAGAACCCTTATCCCACTAAAGGAGAGAAGATCATGCTCGCTATCATCACCCGGATGACACTCACACAG GTGTCGACGTGGTTCGCGAACGCCCGCAGACGCCTGAAGAAGGAGAACAAGGTAACCTGGGGCCGCAGCGCCGAGGACCGGGACGGCCGCATCTTCAGCAGCGACAACGAGGACGAGCACGGCAAGAACGGCAGCGACGAcgaagacgaagaggaggaaatTGATTTGGAAACTGTCGATATCGAGAGGCCTGAGGAGCAGCGACCGCAGCTGCGCGCAGGGGAGCAGCAGCTCTCCGcgaagggggagggaggagaggcggACGTGGCCGCCAGAGAGCAGGCCTCGGAGCCTCGCAGCTCGGACAGCAGCAGGACGCTTTCAGTTGAGGGCCTGAGAGGAGTGGAGGCGGCTATTTCTCAGAATAGATCGCCTGTTGTCAAACTCGCAGTGGATCATTCTCCCAGCAGACAGGAGTGCCAGAGACCGCAGCAGAGCAAACCCAAAATCTGGTCCCTGGCTGAGACCGCCACGGCCCCGGACAGCGCGCACAAACCTTCCCCCGCGGCCCATGCGCACCATCCGGCTTTGGCCTCCGCCGGCCACCCGGCCTTACTCCCGGGTCATGGGATATATACATGCCAGATTGGCAAGCTGCACAACTGGGCCAACGCGGCTTTTCTGAATGCCAACTCTATTTTGAACATGAGATCGCTCCTCGGAGGGGCGCCGGCCGGACACCTGCCTCTCCATGGCGCGGTGCCGGTTGCGCGTCATGACGCGCGGCCCATGGCCGCGGGCCCTGGAACTTCGGGCACCGAGGATGACAGTGATGTGGAGTCGTCGGGAAGCTTCAGTCCAAAAAGAGATG acGAAGAGAGCGACCACAGGCCCGATTCCCTGAAGTCCCCGTTCCAGCTGATCACTGACAG acCTCACCATGGGACAGCACCACAGCGAGTTCTGACAACAAAATCATGA